TCAATCACTGCCTGCGCGACCTGTTGACCCGAATTCGCGTCAACCGCCTCCTGTCCCTGCTGCGGAAGATTTTCATTCGGATTCTGCTGCTGAGCTTTCAGATACCGTTGCTGCTGGGCAGCCTGTTGTGCTGCCTGGGCGACATCACTTTTCACGTTGCCTGAGTTTGAGTGCTCAGCCTGGGACTTTTGGATCGCAGCCTGCTGCTCATCAGCCTTCTTCCCCCCTTTGAGCTGCTCCGCTGACTCTACTGACTGCCCTTCCTCAGCAGCCTGCTGATCATCGGCAACAGCATCCATGATCTCCTTTGACTGCCCCGCGCCCTGGAGCTGCTGATCCCCCTCGACATCACCGGGAGTCTCATTCAGGGACGTTGTCTCAGTCTGATTCGTAGCGACTTCCTGAGTCTTGAGCAGCTCAGCCAACCCTTCTGGAATCGGCAGGGATTCAACTGGTCTGGTTTCCGTTACTTCGGTCTGCAGTTTGACCAGATTCTGATTCTCTGAGAACTGAAAATTGGCCGGCGGACGAATTTCCGTATCTCCGGTTGTCACTTCCTGTTCGAGTGTGGTTGCAGACGCGGCACTCTCCTGAAACAACGAATAGCGGGACGTCTTTTCCTTGACCGGCGTTCCCGAATCTACCGGGACGGCACTCTCATTGACTTCATCAGCAGCTGTCTTATCTTCTGTAGCAGGTTTCGTATCCTGAACTGTCGCTGACTGTTCAACAGCGCTCTGACCGGGTTCTACCGCATCATTACGATTTTCCTGAGAACGCGGCGTCTGCTGCTCTCGCTCTGCTGGTGTGGGTGTCTCACTGGCAGAACGTGCCTGCGGTGCTTGAGGCTCCGGACGACTCCGGTCTGATTGCACTTCGTTTGCAGTACGGGAATCTGGCTGTGGTTTTTCAGATGTAGACCGCTGCTGCTTTTGTGACAGTGAGTCCGCAAGCTGCTTGCGATAAGTAGAGTCGGTGGAACGAGTTGCTTCTCGCTGCAAACCGAGGTTCTGCCTGCCGTACTGA
This genomic stretch from Gimesia sp. harbors:
- a CDS encoding flagellar hook-length control protein FliK; this encodes MPDAPKFSLLDLQTPDVSQYGRQNLGLQREATRSTDSTYRKQLADSLSQKQQRSTSEKPQPDSRTANEVQSDRSRPEPQAPQARSASETPTPAEREQQTPRSQENRNDAVEPGQSAVEQSATVQDTKPATEDKTAADEVNESAVPVDSGTPVKEKTSRYSLFQESAASATTLEQEVTTGDTEIRPPANFQFSENQNLVKLQTEVTETRPVESLPIPEGLAELLKTQEVATNQTETTSLNETPGDVEGDQQLQGAGQSKEIMDAVADDQQAAEEGQSVESAEQLKGGKKADEQQAAIQKSQAEHSNSGNVKSDVAQAAQQAAQQQRYLKAQQQNPNENLPQQGQEAVDANSGQQVAQAVIDQVQKQTENAGPDKTETTDKKSEQQVDGDKVLPEQSALNHTNPHPAAASAATDALQKALTEATKPGPLAQEQHAGNQNSHDQSQTPATGLGQTTNVATESQAAAPTGPVVDAKQVEQLMERIASAVRHSQSTGQQLKIRLSPPELGALQIEVSLKNGEYSAKLEVQNRHAQKVINDNLAQLKEALVKTGVSLDRIDVQINTHSSEDQRSSQSDSQQQSGANFNSNDFSDQSGDAEQGHDERAYADETIQREDVEQEEQNRPHVTRSQGVATENVEEIDVQI